A genomic stretch from Pseudomonas sp. MUP55 includes:
- a CDS encoding polysaccharide deacetylase family protein produces the protein MAKDILCAFGVDVDAVAGWLGSYGGEDSPDDISRGLFAGEVGAPRLLKLFERYGLRTTWFIPGHSMETFPEQMKAVADAGHEIGVHGYSHENPIAMTAEQEEIVLDKSIELITQVTGKRPTGYVAPWWEFSKVTNELLLKKGIKYDHSLMHNDFHPYYVRKGDSWTKIDYSQHPDTWMKPLVRGEETDLVEIPANWYLDDLPPMMFIKKAPNSHGFVNPRHLEEMWRDQFDWVYREHEHAVFTMTIHPDVSGRPQVLLMLERLIEHIQSHAGVRFVTFDEIADDFIRRQPRT, from the coding sequence ATGGCTAAAGACATTCTCTGTGCATTCGGCGTCGACGTGGACGCCGTCGCCGGCTGGCTCGGTTCCTACGGCGGTGAAGACTCGCCAGACGACATCTCCCGCGGCCTGTTCGCCGGTGAAGTCGGCGCGCCGCGCCTGCTCAAACTGTTCGAGCGCTACGGCCTGCGCACCACCTGGTTCATCCCCGGCCATTCGATGGAAACCTTCCCCGAACAGATGAAGGCAGTGGCCGACGCCGGCCACGAAATCGGCGTGCACGGCTACAGCCACGAAAACCCCATCGCGATGACCGCCGAGCAGGAGGAAATCGTCCTGGATAAATCCATCGAACTGATTACCCAGGTCACCGGCAAACGCCCCACCGGCTACGTCGCGCCATGGTGGGAGTTCAGCAAGGTGACCAACGAGCTGCTGCTGAAAAAAGGCATCAAGTATGACCACAGCCTGATGCACAACGACTTCCACCCCTACTACGTGCGCAAGGGCGACAGCTGGACCAAGATCGACTACAGCCAGCACCCCGACACCTGGATGAAACCTCTGGTGCGCGGCGAGGAAACCGACCTGGTGGAAATCCCGGCCAACTGGTATCTCGACGACCTGCCACCGATGATGTTCATCAAGAAAGCCCCCAACAGCCATGGCTTCGTCAACCCGCGTCACCTGGAAGAGATGTGGCGCGACCAGTTCGACTGGGTCTACCGCGAACACGAGCACGCGGTATTCACCATGACCATCCACCCCGACGTGTCCGGCCGTCCGCAGGTGCTGCTGATGCTTGAGCGCCTGATCGAAC
- a CDS encoding amidase, whose amino-acid sequence MSDATSMAEAFASGRSDPVQVLEQALVHASTAPSVFISLTTERAWREAEASAARWRAGQPLSAFDGVPLAWKDLFDVAGSITTAGAGYRRQAPAALLDAPSVGLLCCAGMVSIGKTNLSELAYSGLGLNPHFGTPHNPNSRDQPRIPGGSSSGSGVAVAAGIVPIAMGTDTAGSIRIPAALNGVVGYRSSCRRYSRDGVFPLARSLDSLGPLTRSVRDALVIDDLLHGRVRTHIARSLKGQRFVLEQGVLQDVEPAVRDNLLRAADQLRACGALVDERPCATFQGTLDLIRQHGWLGAFEAFALHQALLDSRDAEQLDPRVRRRLEAARALPASQLIHLTDARRRLQHQLSDDLDGALLITPTVAHVAPALAPLEADDELFVSTNLATLRLTMPGSLLDMPGVSLPSGRDALGLPTGLLLSAPCGEDARLLRAALSVETALNP is encoded by the coding sequence ATGTCAGACGCCACCTCCATGGCCGAAGCGTTCGCCAGTGGTCGCAGCGACCCGGTGCAAGTCCTTGAACAGGCGCTCGTGCACGCGAGCACGGCGCCCAGCGTGTTTATCTCCTTGACCACCGAGCGTGCGTGGCGGGAAGCCGAAGCGTCCGCGGCACGCTGGCGTGCCGGCCAACCGTTGAGTGCGTTCGACGGCGTGCCCCTGGCCTGGAAGGACCTGTTCGACGTGGCCGGCAGCATCACCACCGCAGGCGCTGGCTATCGCCGCCAGGCGCCGGCCGCCTTGCTCGATGCGCCCAGCGTGGGGCTGTTGTGCTGCGCCGGGATGGTCAGTATCGGCAAGACCAACCTCAGTGAACTGGCGTATTCCGGCCTGGGCCTGAACCCGCACTTCGGCACGCCCCACAACCCGAACAGCCGCGATCAGCCAAGGATTCCCGGCGGTTCCTCATCAGGTTCGGGCGTGGCGGTGGCGGCCGGTATCGTGCCGATTGCCATGGGCACCGACACCGCAGGCTCGATCCGCATTCCCGCCGCGCTCAATGGCGTGGTGGGCTACCGCAGCAGCTGCCGCCGCTACAGCCGCGACGGCGTATTCCCCTTGGCCCGCAGCCTCGACAGTCTCGGCCCGCTAACCCGCAGCGTGCGCGATGCACTGGTCATCGACGACCTGCTCCATGGCCGCGTGCGAACCCATATCGCCCGCAGCCTGAAGGGCCAGCGTTTCGTGCTTGAGCAAGGCGTGTTGCAAGACGTCGAGCCAGCCGTGCGCGACAACCTGCTGCGCGCGGCGGACCAGCTCAGGGCCTGCGGTGCGCTGGTGGACGAGCGGCCCTGTGCCACGTTCCAGGGCACCCTCGATTTGATCCGTCAGCACGGCTGGCTCGGCGCTTTCGAAGCGTTCGCCCTGCACCAGGCCTTGCTCGACAGCCGTGACGCCGAGCAACTCGACCCGCGTGTGCGCCGACGTCTCGAAGCCGCCCGGGCCTTGCCGGCCAGCCAGTTGATCCACCTGACCGATGCGCGCCGGCGCCTGCAGCACCAACTGAGCGACGACCTTGACGGCGCTCTGCTGATCACCCCGACGGTCGCCCACGTCGCCCCGGCGCTGGCACCGCTGGAAGCCGACGACGAACTGTTCGTCAGCACCAACCTTGCGACCCTGCGCCTGACCATGCCCGGCAGCCTGCTCGACATGCCGGGGGTCAGCCTGCCCAGCGGCCGCGATGCCCTCGGCCTGCCCACCGGTCTGCTGCTCAGCGCCCCCTGTGGCGAGGACGCGCGCCTGCTCAGGGCCGCGCTGTCGGTCGAAACCGCCCTCAACCCTTGA
- a CDS encoding GntR family transcriptional regulator, with the protein MKTVSASASRYAMIHTVMRDAIVNGTARHGLVLLEAPLAELFGTSRVPVRKALDLLHEEGLICRFNGRGYLINPEGLAVEPLRLPLSPAHLGLNGEGDLVDTRPLGERIVEEIGAALSTCIAFGHYRLDEQAAADLYGVSRAVVREALMRLRDRGLVEKEPYSQWLAGPLTAREVIEDYELRACLEPEALRQSAPDLDRHALQAMLQRVMDAQENPHCSLEAIEQIEEDLHQRCLAGLQNRKIAALIRQGQSPMIISRIFHRLLGIGADPAMLAEHRLILELLLHGAFDAAALNLREHLQRASQRMLQRLKVLSVLPEQPLPAYLHKIS; encoded by the coding sequence ATGAAAACAGTGTCCGCCTCGGCCTCCCGTTACGCGATGATTCACACGGTGATGCGTGACGCGATCGTCAACGGCACCGCGCGCCATGGGCTTGTGCTGCTGGAAGCACCGCTGGCCGAGCTGTTCGGCACCAGCCGCGTGCCGGTGCGCAAGGCGCTGGACCTGCTGCACGAGGAGGGCCTGATCTGCCGCTTCAACGGCCGCGGCTACCTGATCAATCCTGAAGGCTTGGCCGTCGAACCGTTGCGCCTGCCCCTGAGTCCTGCACATCTGGGTCTTAATGGCGAGGGCGATCTGGTGGACACCCGGCCATTGGGCGAGCGCATCGTCGAGGAAATCGGCGCGGCACTGTCCACCTGCATCGCCTTCGGCCATTACCGCCTGGACGAACAAGCCGCCGCCGACCTCTACGGCGTCAGCCGCGCCGTGGTGCGCGAGGCCTTGATGCGCCTGCGCGACCGTGGCCTGGTGGAGAAAGAGCCCTACTCCCAATGGCTGGCCGGGCCGTTGACCGCGCGGGAAGTCATCGAAGACTACGAACTGCGCGCCTGCCTGGAACCCGAGGCCCTGCGCCAGAGCGCGCCGGACCTCGACCGGCACGCCCTCCAAGCCATGCTGCAGCGGGTCATGGACGCTCAGGAGAACCCGCACTGCAGCCTGGAAGCCATCGAACAGATCGAAGAGGACTTGCACCAGCGCTGCCTCGCCGGCCTGCAGAACCGCAAGATCGCCGCGCTGATCCGCCAGGGCCAGAGCCCGATGATCATCAGCCGGATCTTCCATCGATTGCTGGGCATCGGCGCCGATCCGGCGATGCTGGCTGAACATCGGTTGATTCTGGAGCTGCTGTTGCATGGCGCGTTCGATGCGGCGGCGTTGAACCTGCGTGAGCATCTGCAGCGGGCAAGCCAGAGGATGCTGCAGCGGTTGAAGGTGCTTTCGGTGTTGCCGGAGCAGCCCCTTCCCGCGTACCTGCACAAAATCAGCTGA